A section of the Kribbella sp. HUAS MG21 genome encodes:
- a CDS encoding MFS transporter has translation MGILRHPDFRRLWAADLLSQLGSRLSMGAIPLLAVLTLDASTLQVSLLRTCETAAWLVLGLFAGAWADRVRCRPVLVYADLLRALLFASIPIAWWFDVLTLTQVYVVLVPAGILTVLFDVAHTSYLPRLLERERLLPGNAKLAANHSMAAVLGAGASGLLVQWLGAALTIGLDALSFLWSAVWLRAIRATEVAPVQPERPNLRREIGEGLRFVFRHPLLRPLALNTMTTMLFQAAAGAIMVVYLVRGVHLQPATIGVLSMIGLLGAIVASAVTEKLSSRYGDARTLLVSSTGIGVAFTVQALTGPGWQVSWFVVGTLLAGFCIIVSYVLQVSTQQRLCPAALQGRVSATMSFVSWGATPLGSLLGGALGTAFGLQLTLWIAGLGTLAGTAALYLSPLRRLRTIPAEEVPTPRPSQSSGDAVVQRGGEPDGRL, from the coding sequence ATGGGCATCCTCCGTCACCCCGATTTCCGCCGGCTGTGGGCCGCCGACCTGCTGAGCCAGCTCGGATCGCGCCTCAGCATGGGCGCGATCCCGCTGCTCGCCGTCCTCACCCTGGACGCCTCGACGCTCCAGGTCTCGCTGCTGCGCACCTGCGAGACGGCCGCGTGGCTCGTCCTCGGTCTGTTCGCCGGGGCGTGGGCCGACCGCGTCCGCTGCCGCCCGGTCCTCGTGTACGCCGACCTGCTCCGGGCGCTGCTCTTCGCGTCGATCCCGATCGCCTGGTGGTTCGACGTACTCACACTCACGCAGGTGTACGTCGTACTCGTCCCGGCCGGGATCCTCACGGTGCTGTTCGACGTGGCGCATACGTCGTACCTGCCTCGGCTGCTCGAGCGGGAGCGGCTGTTGCCGGGGAACGCGAAACTCGCGGCCAACCACTCCATGGCCGCGGTCCTCGGGGCGGGTGCGAGCGGTCTGCTCGTCCAGTGGCTCGGGGCGGCGTTGACGATCGGACTGGATGCGTTGAGCTTCTTGTGGTCAGCGGTGTGGTTGCGGGCGATCCGGGCGACGGAGGTGGCGCCGGTGCAGCCCGAGCGGCCTAATCTGCGGCGCGAGATCGGGGAGGGGCTGCGGTTCGTGTTCCGGCACCCGCTGCTGCGGCCGCTCGCGCTGAACACGATGACGACGATGCTGTTCCAGGCGGCGGCCGGGGCGATCATGGTCGTCTACCTGGTGCGTGGCGTTCATCTGCAGCCGGCCACGATCGGGGTGCTCAGCATGATCGGTCTTCTCGGTGCGATCGTCGCCTCCGCTGTCACCGAGAAGCTCAGCAGCCGGTACGGCGATGCGCGCACGCTGCTGGTGTCGTCGACCGGGATCGGGGTGGCGTTCACCGTGCAGGCGCTGACGGGGCCCGGGTGGCAGGTGAGCTGGTTCGTGGTCGGGACATTGCTGGCCGGGTTCTGCATCATCGTCAGCTACGTCCTGCAGGTCAGCACCCAGCAACGCCTCTGCCCAGCGGCCCTCCAAGGCCGGGTCAGCGCCACCATGAGCTTCGTCAGCTGGGGCGCCACCCCCCTCGGCAGCCTCCTCGGCGGCGCTCTCGGCACAGCCTTCGGCCTACAACTCACCCTCTGGATCGCAGGCCTCGGCACCCTCGCCGGCACCGCCGCCCTCTACCTCTCCCCCCTCCGCAGGCTGCGGACGATCCCGGCCGAGGAGGTACCGACGCCAAGGCCATCACAATCGTCCGGTGACGCCGTGGTCCAGCGCGGCGGCGAGCCGGATGGGCGATTGTGA